A segment of the Melioribacteraceae bacterium 4301-Me genome:
TTTTTTGTGTAACGAATGCGTCGATTCCGCCTTTAGAAAGTATTTGGGGAAGGTTCCAGTTATAGCCAAAAGAATCTGGATTCCAACCTAATTTTGCTATGCTTCCAAAATTTTCTTTGAAGAATTCTTGCGCGTATAATAGCTGTCGTGCCCATGAATCGCCGCTTGGTAAGTTGCAATCGGGCTCAACCCAAAGTCCGCCTACTATTTCCCATCTGCCATTTTTTACATATTCTTTTATTTGTTCGAATAAATTTGGATAGTAATTTTTCATCCATTTGTAATAAGCTGCAGCACTTTGTGTATATGTAAAGTCAGGTCTTGCTTTAAACATGTTAATTACAGATGAGAAAGTATTGTGGCAAACTTCAACCGTTTCTTTTTTCCGCCACAGCCATGCAGCATCTATATGTGCATTTGATGTAAAGTGAAGTGTAAATTTTTTTGCAAATTTTGCTACAGGTTTTAGTTTTTTTCTTACTTCATTTACCGAAGCAAGAAATTTTGATGTGTCACCTTTTGCAAGCGCATTGCAGTTAATTTTTAGAACAGAAGATTGTAAAAGTTCATTGAGCTGTTGTTTTTCTTCTTTATTTATTTTGGATTTGTCAATCCCCGGGTCTACTTTTACGCGAGCATTTGTTTGGTAGGTATCGAAACTTAAGAGTTTTTGTCCAGTACGCAGACTTAAAATTAAATTTTGTACTAACTTTTGAATCGGCAGTTCTTTTGCAAAATCAAGTTTGGCACGTATAAGGCGCAATGGACCGCCAGTATTGATAGCTTTGATGACTAAAACAAATTTTTCCCCTGGCTTTGCACTTTGTGTTATTTCAAACTCACCATCCCAAGGAAATTTTCCTTTATTTTCTCCGTTTATAAACATGTAACCATAATCGTCAACAGAGACAAGAAATTTTATTGTGCCGTTTACAGGTACGCCTGCTATAAATTCTGGTAGTTCAATAACTTTTCTTAACCAACATGAATCTGGATAGATGTTTTCGTTCAATTTTAGATTTTGCCATTTGGAATCGTCAAATTCAGGATTTGACAATTGACTTGCACTAAATGAGAAATCAGTTGAATATTTCCAATTGTTTAGCGAGGCTTCACTTATTAATTCAAGCTGCTCAACTATTTTATCTACATTGGTTTGGGCAAGTAAAGTTAATGGCAGTAACAAAAAATAAAATATCTTTTTCATATAATTTACCTTCTAAGATTAAATCATATTTTGAATCATTTTATTTCTAATTGGTTCTTTGTGGAACCAAAGAAAGTTTCACTAAGTCTCACAAAGAACTTTTTTCCTTTGTGTTACGTTGTGTTTCCTTTGAGTGACTTTGTGTAACAAAAAAACATCATCAAGCTTCACAAAGAACTTATTTTCTGTTTTCATTTTGAAAAACGTTTATACAGCACCCATGTGAAAATTACTGATAACAAAAGAATAGCAGCTGGGATAATTACCCCAAGAATCGGAGAACCAATTCTTTCAGCGTATTGAATTAATGCAATCATTTTTCACCTTCCTTTCTGTGATGTTTTTTATATGAATACCATGCAAGAATTAATCCAAGAAAGGAAGCTATGTAGGCAATTGACATACCAATTACCATTGCAAATCCTTTATCCATGAATTTCCTCCCAGCGTACTTTACGCTCTAAATTTTCCAGATATTCATGCTGCTTTTTTTCGTATTCGTTTGAAATTACTTTTAATTTAGGATCAATTATCCAATGCATTAAGTAGGTTAATATAATTCCAAGCGCTAAGAGTAAAAATCCCCAAAGATTTATTAAAAAACTCAGTGCCGTGCCAATCATTAAAAGAATATAGCAGAGTGGTGAAAGTACTACGGTAATCCAATCTTCTTTAGTCCATTCGTCAGCTTGGTCTGGAGTCCAATTTCTTTTAATAAGTGCCATTTATTTTCCTCCTTGATTTTCTAATTTTACATGTACAAGCAGTCCAAGTTTTTCTGCCTCGCGCTTTACTGGTCCCCACCATCCAATTGGTCTTGCTTGAACGTAATATTTTACTAAGTGTTCCATATCATCAGGTTTAGTAAGTAAAGTAATTGGTATAAAAATTAATGCGCCGAGAATCATTAAGAGCCAGAACTGTTGATAGTCTGGGAGTTGTGGTAGAATTTCAAAATGAGGGAGAATCCAAACTACAAGCCAGCTTAGGCCGAGATTTGCAATCCAGGATGACAAGTATCCCCAGGCATTAAAACGCCACCAGACCACCTGCAAAATGTTCGGCAGCCAAATTCCAGCAGCCATAAGCCACAAAGCAAAAATGAGCCATGAGGTTATATCTTCCATCATTAATCCGTAAAAGAACGAGCCGAGCAATAGAACCAATGTTGCAATTCTTCCTACCCAGACTAATTCTTTTTCGGACGCTTTGGGTCTAAAGTAATGCAAATAAAGGTCACGAGTAAAATACATTGCTCCCAAATTTAAGTGCGAAGCAACAGTTGAAATGTGGATTGCAATTACTGCTGCAAAGAAAAATCCAACTAATCCTACAGGTAAAAATTCAAAACCAAGTCTAAACCAGCCCATTTCGTATTGTGATTGAGAGGTTATATTGGGAAATAAAACGTAAAAGCCTAAAATAGCAGCAGCCCATATTGAATTTCTTGTTAATACAAGTGCAGTTCCCCACCAAATACTGTAACTTGAATCGCGTACAGATTTTGCACTTTGAATTCGTTGTGCTTCGACGTACCAGTCAATGCTTGTTCCCATACCAAAGCCACCTATAATAGCAATTATCATCATAGTAATAAACCAGGCAACTGGAAAGTTTCCCTCGAACCAACCTGTAAATGCAAATGGATTTATTCGCCAGGATTCACCCATCGCATTTAACTTATTTACTATACCTGAAGGTCCTCCAGCAGCAATAATTCCCCAGATAGAAACAATTAGTATCATTAAGAATGCAATTATTCCTTGTTGAAAATCAGCCATTATAACTCCCCAAAAGCCAGCTGCCAATACATAAATTGCGCATAGTGATGAAAACACAACTAATCCAACCCAAACATCCCAGCCGAATAAATAATTACATACTTTTCCCATTGCAATTCCAACCCAGCCAAGTATGAACATGTTCATAAATACCTGCCAACCAGAAATCCAGCCGCGTAGCATTTCAGCTCCGAGTCCGCTGAACCGTTGGGTATTCCATTCGGCTTGAGTGTAAGCAAGTGAACGCCTAAAAATTCGTGTAGAAACAAATGCACTTACTGCACACCAAGCAGCAAAGAATGTGTACCATAGACCAGCAATTCCATATTTATAAACTACACCTGATACCCATATTGGTGTATCCGTAGCTGTATGTGTAGCATAAACTGAAGACGCAGGCAACCACCAGGGTAATCCGCGACCAGCTAAAAAGAAATCGGACTCAGACCTTTTCCCTAAACGGTAGAACGCTACTCCAAGTCCAACTGTTACGACAAGGAATAAAACTACCCAAAACCAATCGAGAAATTGGAATTGAATCATAAAATACCTCAGTTATTATTTGGTGTGTTGAGTTTTTATTAAAAGTTGGCTTAGAAATTTTGCTGGGGTAATTGTATAAATTAATCACCTTTTTGCGATATTAAATTTATTGCTAAATGAAATTAAGAATTGGTAATCTTTGAATCAATAAAGAATTTTATAATGTGAGAGTTCACATAGCTTGGGATACAATAGAAGTTTGTAAGACCAACTTATTATTTATGTTCTTATTATGTGTTTAACGCTTCTCTTAAAAAATCATTAAAAGGTTTGCCTGCTAAAAAATAATCCATTAGAATATCTGGCAAGTCTTCTTTTAAAATATATGTGTTCGAAAGTTCACTTCCGAAGTAAAATTGTTTATTAAAAATTAATGGCTGTTTTGATGCATATTTTTCAAATTCCTTAGGTAGCCTTTTTGATTTTTCTCCCAATACTTTTCCTCCGAATTTTGTTTTAAACTCTTTTGAGTTAATAATTTTCTCGAACCTTTTTGAATGTAGAATTAAATGCTTCCTAATT
Coding sequences within it:
- a CDS encoding sodium:solute symporter family protein, whose protein sequence is MIQFQFLDWFWVVLFLVVTVGLGVAFYRLGKRSESDFFLAGRGLPWWLPASSVYATHTATDTPIWVSGVVYKYGIAGLWYTFFAAWCAVSAFVSTRIFRRSLAYTQAEWNTQRFSGLGAEMLRGWISGWQVFMNMFILGWVGIAMGKVCNYLFGWDVWVGLVVFSSLCAIYVLAAGFWGVIMADFQQGIIAFLMILIVSIWGIIAAGGPSGIVNKLNAMGESWRINPFAFTGWFEGNFPVAWFITMMIIAIIGGFGMGTSIDWYVEAQRIQSAKSVRDSSYSIWWGTALVLTRNSIWAAAILGFYVLFPNITSQSQYEMGWFRLGFEFLPVGLVGFFFAAVIAIHISTVASHLNLGAMYFTRDLYLHYFRPKASEKELVWVGRIATLVLLLGSFFYGLMMEDITSWLIFALWLMAAGIWLPNILQVVWWRFNAWGYLSSWIANLGLSWLVVWILPHFEILPQLPDYQQFWLLMILGALIFIPITLLTKPDDMEHLVKYYVQARPIGWWGPVKREAEKLGLLVHVKLENQGGK